Proteins found in one Crassostrea angulata isolate pt1a10 chromosome 3, ASM2561291v2, whole genome shotgun sequence genomic segment:
- the LOC128175908 gene encoding uncharacterized protein LOC128175908: MADQSMSKSVYVGMCRKIGTSQQVASRRDIADTKQLLDDQNNVRRSMVSGSTREGFRLPDSDLDTMLWPTNHRVIWDISQSEFYNLHRQILILCESSESPAGFTLLWLPFEHANNSVLSALNRAEQVMLSSSERMNDGVFLSSSKHRENMCTSFNPNSRVHGPCSSGTDGPLAYDYAHCFVSDFWPPSASSWIERCHSWPPLHVAVDIVKNGCHFVAIGHKLGNHADNEWRISFSQAEYKIVCSMNHTQFLTYGLLKLFLKEIINNGLRDEDKLLCSYHMKTAVFWTIQQNTLSHWCPQNLLAGFWACFKLLVKWVYEGICPNFFIPENNMFLSKIHGQAQTSLFRRLYGLYKKGVALLLHSPSIRSSIIDVLCNPGLTVCTNENTLISEAEFDKELFDEIFSNDSQRTSDLQRCVKILHTVEHLIDSSLTKYHVVSVKKFTASILQCIAFTLHNKYPNTGVNKQVYIADKISLYMLELATKFGVVSDLLYIAMYYYKTLRYREALSVLETTKVKLAQPYLIYRDNVDRERYTEAVGGQSWSIKMRQAVTMDIILDNEICFIIELLPEQQSGRQNRLGVLFIPPFVLLHMLEFLCFRHVDKTRAQTVLDDLQVLVHDDRGLYVKNIYRDISWDILGICQQITGNIQAALYSFLQSLRQYPFNEIQNATIQRIQELRF; this comes from the coding sequence ATGGCAGACCAAAGTATGTCTAAGTCGGTGTATGTGGGGATGTGTCGAAAGATAGGAACCTCACAACAGGTGGCCTCCAGGAGAGATATAGCGGATACGAAGCAGCTGTTGGATGATCAGAATAATGTGAGGAGATCAATGGTGAGTGGAAGCACAAGAGAAGGATTCAGATTACCCGATTCAGACTTAGACACTATGTTATGGCCAACTAACCACCGAGTGATCTGGGACATCTCTCAGTCTGAGTTTTACAACTTACACAGACAGATACTGATTCTCTGTGAAAGTTCTGAGAGTCCAGCAGGATTTACATTACTTTGGTTACCATTCGAACATGCTAATAATTCGGTTTTGTCAGCATTGAACAGAGCTGAGCAGGTAATGTTGTCATCTAGTGAGAGAATGAATGATGGAGTTTTTTTATCAAGTTCTAAACACAGAGAGAACATGTGTACTTCATTTAATCCTAATAGTAGAGTACATGGACCATGTAGCAGTGGAACAGATGGTCCACTAGCATACGATTATGCTCATTGTTTTGTCAGTGATTTTTGGCCCCCCTCAGCCTCCTCATGGATAGAAAGATGTCACTCTTGGCCTCCCCTTCACGTTGCCGTTGACATCGTTAAAAATGGATGTcactttgtagcaataggacacAAACTAGGAAACCATGCAGACAACGAATGGAGAATTTCTTTCTCTCAGGCAGAATACAAAATTGTATGCTCTATGAATCACACTCAATTCCTAACTTACggtttgttaaaattgttcttaaAGGAAATTATTAACAATGGATTAAGAGATGAAGATAAACTACTGTGTTCCTACCACATGAAAACAGCTGTTTTCTGGACtattcaacaaaacacactaTCTCACTGGTGTCCACAAAATCTCCTGGCCGGTTTCTGGGCCTGCTTCAAACTTCTCGTTAAATGGGTGTATGAGGGGATTTGTCCAAACTTTTTCATTCCAGAAAACAACATGTTTCTAAGCAAAATTCATGGCCAAGCACAAACAAGTTTATTCAGGCGACTGTATGGGTTGTATAAGAAGGGTGTAGCATTGCTGCTACACAGTCCCTCCATCAGGTCCTCTATCATTGATGTCCTCTGTAATCCCGGACTAACGGTGTGTACTAATGAAAATACTCTGATATCTGAGGCTGAGTTTGATAAAGAATTGTTTGATGAGATATTTAGTAATGATTCACAAAGGACGTCAGACCTTCAGCGCTGTGTGAAGATCCTACACACAGTAGAACATTTGATAGACTCTTCTTTGACAAAGTATCATGTAGTTAGTGTAAAGAAATTTACAGCCAGCATCCTTCAATGCATTGCTTTTACATTACACAACAAGTACCCCAATACAGGTGTCAACAAACAGGTGTATATTGCAGACAAAATATCATTGTACATGCTGGAATTAGCAACCAAGTTTGGGGTTGTCTCTGACTTGTTGTACAttgccatgtattattacaagacaCTCAGATATAGGGAAGCTTTATCTGTTTTAGAGACGACAAAGGTCAAGTTAGCACAGCCGTATTTGATCTATAGGGATAATGTAGACAGAGAGAGGTATACTGAGGCTGTAGGGGGACAGTCCTGGTCTATAAAGATGAGACAAGCTGTAACAATGGATATTATACTTgacaatgaaatatgttttatcattGAACTATTACCGGAACAACAGTCTGGTAGACAGAACAGATTGGGTGTATTGTTTATTCCACCGTTTGTACTGTTACACATGCTAGAGTTTTTATGTTTTAGACATGTTGACAAAACGAGAGCACAAACAGTTCTAGATGATCTACAGGTACTAGTCCACGATGATCGGGGActgtatgtaaaaaatatatatagagacaTCTCCTGGGATATTCTagggatctgtcaacagatcacaGGGAACATCCAGGCTGCCCTGTACTCATTCCTGCAGTCACTCAGACAATATCcattcaatgaaatacaaaatgctACCATACAGAGAATCCAAGAGTTGCGCTTTTAA
- the LOC128175913 gene encoding uncharacterized protein LOC128175913, which produces MTCLKLYLSCLLVLGVPTLVLCGECCRAHFSLLSYNKEKWCSNYCCFQLGKYDCCDSFLLQAPSIQRRDFCAAFFTSNAWVPVLISIGGLILFIGLCVCICRRCCGSSRSTGGVLHGANPGVTVVNSSTMMQQTGYPSNSMQQQPGYPMHQHPSYPA; this is translated from the exons ATGACGTGCCTAAAACTCTACCTTAGCTGCCTTCTGGTTCTAG GTGTTCCAACATTAGTTTTATGTGGAGAGTGTTGTAGAGCCCATTTTAGCCTCCTTTCTTACAACAAAGAAAAGTGGTGTAGCAACTATTGTTGCTTTCAGCTAGGAAAATATGACTGTTGCGACAGCTTTCTATTACAAGCTCCTTCGATTCAGAGAAGAGACTTCTGTGCAGCTTTTTTTACTAGCAATGC ttGGGTGCCCGTGTTAATCAGCATTGGAGGACTGATCCTGTTCATTGGACTGTGTGTCTGTATCTGTAGACGGTGCTGTGGCAGCAGTCGGTCCACAGGCGGGGTGCTGCACGGAGCCAATCCAG GTGTCACAGTAGTAAATTCCAGCACCATGATGCAGCAAACCGGGTATCCAAGCAACTCTATGCAACAACAGCCCGGATATCCTATGCACCAGCACCCCAGTTATCCGGCCTAG
- the LOC128177130 gene encoding uncharacterized protein LOC128177130 codes for MACLKLYLSCLVILGAPIFVFCGECCRAHYDILFSYNEEKWCSNYCCFQLGKYDCCDNFLLQAPSIERKDFCAAFFTSNVWVPVLISIGGLILFIGLCVCICKACCGSSRSTGVVMHGANPGVAVVNSSNMMQQPGYPNHMMQQPGYPSNSMQQQPGYPMHQPPSYPAQ; via the exons ATGGCGTGCCTAAAACTCTACCTAAGCTGTCTTGTGATTCTAG GTGCCCCAATATTCGTTTTTTGTGGAGAGTGTTGTAGAGCCCATTATGACATTCTCTTTTCTTACAACGAAGAAAAGTGGTGTAGCAACTATTGCTGCTTTCAGCTTGGAAAATATGACTGTTGCGATAACTTTCTGTTACAAGCCCCATCGATTGAAAGAAAGGACTTCTGTGCAGCTTTTTTTACTAGCAATGT TTGGGTGCCTGTGTTAATCAGCATAGGAGGACTGATCCTGTTCATTGGACTGTGTGTCTGTATCTGTAAGGCCTGTTGTGGCAGCAGTCGGTCAACAGGCGTTGTGATGCACGGAGCCAATCCAG GTGTCGCAGTAGTAAATTCCAGCAACATGATGCAACAACCCGGGTATCCAAACCACATGATGCAACAACCAGGGTATCCCAGCAACTCTATGCAACAACAGCCCGGATATCCTATGCACCAGCCTCCGAGCTATCCGGCCCAGTAG